The following coding sequences lie in one Anomaloglossus baeobatrachus isolate aAnoBae1 chromosome 7, aAnoBae1.hap1, whole genome shotgun sequence genomic window:
- the LOC142246121 gene encoding uncharacterized protein LOC142246121 isoform X1 produces the protein MRSIPENKIQGEDNIVPPNNSQDLTVNIAIGACLAFILVITVAAISTLIYRLWKNKKSRRDEEGLSHADEDRECHDDLNSLCSGKPNGEHEEKIKLIADDAPHGPKTENGDILEETKIPMSSGPPDVIIGMPDEDMVTASGPPDVIIGMPDEDVVPASGPSDVIIGMPDEDVVTASGPSDVIIGMPDEDMVTTSGPSDVIIGVPDEDVVTASDPSDVIIGMPDEDMVTTSGPSDVIIGMPDEDVVTASGPSDVIIGMPDEDVVTASGPSDVIFGMPDEDVVTASDEHQEDMVNIPPPPPPLPSYHTLFGQGTDMNRSEGSMSDDKKDCDLQPQQTQEMPELHLDDLAGEWALPPVMDGWDRVTSADRELEDKMHIIADDAPHGPKTKNREILEKTKIPVSGPPDVVIGMPDEDMVISSDEGEEDTEDILLPRNIHTCQCGNMPFRVQLFVYFKTKDGDLLPM, from the exons ATGCGGTCCATACCGGAGAACAAGATCCAGGGAG aGGATAACATCGTCCCTCCCAATAATTCTCAGGATCTGACCGTTAACATTGCTATAGGTGCTTGCCTTGCCTTCATCCTTGTGATAACGGTTGCTGCCATCTCTACCCTCATCTATAG GCTTTGGAAAAACAAAAAGTCCAGAAGAGATGAGGAAGGTCTAAGCCACGCTGACGAAGATCGTGAATGCCACGACGACTTAAACAGCCTGTGCAGCGGCAAACCAAATG GAGAACATGAAGAGAAAATAAAGCTTATTGCTGATGATGCTCCTCATGGACCCAAGACTGAAAATGGAGATATCCTTGAAGAGACCAAGATCCCTATGTCTTCTGGCCCCCCTGATGTAATAATCGGCATGCCAGATGAGGACATGGTCACCGCCTCTGGCCCCCCTGATGTAATAATCGGCATGCCAGATGAGGACGTGGTCCCCGCCTCTGGCCCCTCTGATGTAATAATCGGCATGCCAGATGAGGACGTGGTCACCGCCTCTGGCCCCTCTGATGTAATAATCGGCATGCCAGATGAGGACATGGTCACCACCTCTGGCCCCTCTGATGTAATAATCGGCGTGCCAGATGAGGACGTGGTCACCGCCTCTGACCCCTCTGATGTAATAATCGGCATGCCAGATGAGGACATGGTCACCACCTCTGGCCCCTCTGATGTAATAATCGGCATGCCAGATGAGGACGTGGTCACCGCCTCTGGCCCCTCTGATGTAATAATCGGCATGCCAGATGAGGACGTGGTCACCGCCTCTGGCCCCTCTGATGTAATATTCGGAATGCCAGATGAGGACGTGGTCACCGCCTCTGACG AACATCAAGAGGACATGGTAAatattccacctcctcctcctccgcttCCAAGTTACCATACACTTTTTGGACAAGGAACGGACATGAATAGATCAGAAGGCTCTATGTCTGACGACAAAAAGGACTGTGACCTCCAACCACA ACAAACCCAAGAAATGCCCGAGCTTCACCTGGACGATCTAGCCGGTGAATGGGCTTTGCCACCTGTAATGGACGGCTGGGATAGGGTCACCTCCGCTGACA GAGAACTTGAGGACAAAATGCATATTATTGCTGATGATGCTCCTCATGGACCCAAGACTAAAAATAGAGAGATCCTTGAGAAGACCAAGATCCCTGTGTCTGGCCCCCCTGATGTAGTAATCGGCATGCCAGATGAGGACATGGTCATCTCCTCTGACG AAGGAGAAGAGGACACGGAAGATATTCTACTTCCAAGAAACATCCACACTTGCCAGTGTGGAAACATGCCCTTTAGGGTACAACTTTTTGTTTACTTCAAAACAAAGGACGGAGACCTCCTGCCCAT GTGA
- the LOC142246121 gene encoding uncharacterized protein LOC142246121 isoform X2: MRSIPENKIQGEDNIVPPNNSQDLTVNIAIGACLAFILVITVAAISTLIYRLWKNKKSRRDEEGLSHADEDRECHDDLNSLCSGKPNGEHEEKIKLIADDAPHGPKTENGDILEETKIPMSSGPPDVIIGMPDEDMVTASGPPDVIIGMPDEDVVPASGPSDVIIGMPDEDVVTASGPSDVIIGMPDEDMVTTSGPSDVIIGVPDEDVVTASDPSDVIIGMPDEDMVTTSGPSDVIIGMPDEDVVTASGPSDVIIGMPDEDVVTASGPSDVIFGMPDEDVVTASDEHQEDMVNIPPPPPPLPSYHTLFGQGTDMNRSEGSMSDDKKDCDLQPQQTQEMPELHLDDLAGEWALPPVMDGWDRVTSADKGEEDTEDILLPRNIHTCQCGNMPFRVQLFVYFKTKDGDLLPM, encoded by the exons ATGCGGTCCATACCGGAGAACAAGATCCAGGGAG aGGATAACATCGTCCCTCCCAATAATTCTCAGGATCTGACCGTTAACATTGCTATAGGTGCTTGCCTTGCCTTCATCCTTGTGATAACGGTTGCTGCCATCTCTACCCTCATCTATAG GCTTTGGAAAAACAAAAAGTCCAGAAGAGATGAGGAAGGTCTAAGCCACGCTGACGAAGATCGTGAATGCCACGACGACTTAAACAGCCTGTGCAGCGGCAAACCAAATG GAGAACATGAAGAGAAAATAAAGCTTATTGCTGATGATGCTCCTCATGGACCCAAGACTGAAAATGGAGATATCCTTGAAGAGACCAAGATCCCTATGTCTTCTGGCCCCCCTGATGTAATAATCGGCATGCCAGATGAGGACATGGTCACCGCCTCTGGCCCCCCTGATGTAATAATCGGCATGCCAGATGAGGACGTGGTCCCCGCCTCTGGCCCCTCTGATGTAATAATCGGCATGCCAGATGAGGACGTGGTCACCGCCTCTGGCCCCTCTGATGTAATAATCGGCATGCCAGATGAGGACATGGTCACCACCTCTGGCCCCTCTGATGTAATAATCGGCGTGCCAGATGAGGACGTGGTCACCGCCTCTGACCCCTCTGATGTAATAATCGGCATGCCAGATGAGGACATGGTCACCACCTCTGGCCCCTCTGATGTAATAATCGGCATGCCAGATGAGGACGTGGTCACCGCCTCTGGCCCCTCTGATGTAATAATCGGCATGCCAGATGAGGACGTGGTCACCGCCTCTGGCCCCTCTGATGTAATATTCGGAATGCCAGATGAGGACGTGGTCACCGCCTCTGACG AACATCAAGAGGACATGGTAAatattccacctcctcctcctccgcttCCAAGTTACCATACACTTTTTGGACAAGGAACGGACATGAATAGATCAGAAGGCTCTATGTCTGACGACAAAAAGGACTGTGACCTCCAACCACA ACAAACCCAAGAAATGCCCGAGCTTCACCTGGACGATCTAGCCGGTGAATGGGCTTTGCCACCTGTAATGGACGGCTGGGATAGGGTCACCTCCGCTGACA AAGGAGAAGAGGACACGGAAGATATTCTACTTCCAAGAAACATCCACACTTGCCAGTGTGGAAACATGCCCTTTAGGGTACAACTTTTTGTTTACTTCAAAACAAAGGACGGAGACCTCCTGCCCAT GTGA